A genomic stretch from Erwinia sp. E_sp_B01_1 includes:
- the mfd gene encoding transcription-repair coupling factor — protein sequence MPEKSRYTLPVKAGDQRQLGQLTGAACAVECAEIIERHSGPVMLIAPDMQNALRLQDEIKQFTDEPVMNLADWETLPFDSFSPHQDIISSRLSTLYQLPMLERGVLILPVNTLMQRVCPHSFLHGHALVMKKGQRLSRDTLRSQLEQAGYRHVDQVMEHGEYATRGALLDLYPMGSDQPYRLDFFDDEIDSLRLFDVDSQRTLEEVPAVNLLPAHEFPTDKAAIELFRTQWREHFDVRRESEHIYQQVSKGTLPTGIEYWQPLFFDRPLPSLFSYLPASTLLVNTGDMETSADRFMLDVTSRYENRRVDPMRPLLPPEKLWLRTAELLTEFKKWPRIQLKSEALPDKAANTNLDYQTLPDIAVQAQAKAPLDSLRRFLEEFTGPVIFSVESEGRREALQELLARIKILPKSIHALGDAAKAGHYLIIGASEKGFIDGLRNRALICEGDLLGERVSRRRQDNRRTINPDVLIRNLAELHSGQPVVHLEHGVGRYIGLTTLETGGITAEYLMLTYAGDAKLYVPVSSLHLISRYAGGADENAPLHKLGSDAWSRARQKAAEKVRDVAAELLDIYAQRAAKTGFAFKHDREQYQLFCESFPFETTPDQAQAINAVLSDMCQPLAMDRLVCGDVGFGKTEVAMRAAFLAVENHKQVAVLVPTTLLAQQHYDNFRDRFANWPVRIEMLSRFRTAKEQTRILAEASEGKIDILIGTHKLLANEIKWRDLGLLIVDEEHRFGVRHKERIKAMRADVDILTLTATPIPRTLNMAMSGMRDLSIIATPPARRLAVKTFVREFDDLVVREAILREVLRGGQVYYLYNDVENIEKAAHRLSELIPEARVAVGHGQMRERELERVMNDFHHQRFNVLVCTTIIETGIDIPTANTIIIERADHFGLAQLHQLRGRVGRSHHQAYAWLLTPHPKAMTTDAHKRLEAIASLEDLGAGFALATHDLEIRGAGELLGDDQSGQMETIGFSLYMELLENAVDALKEGREPSLEDLTNNQTDIELRMPSLLPDDFIPDVNTRLSFYKRIASAQEEGELEDLKVELIDRFGKLPDAARNLLDIAALRLMAKKIGIRRVEASDKGGFIEFAEKNSADPAWLIGLLQKEPQHWRLDGPTKIKFIRDLGERKVRVKWVREFMDQVLANAA from the coding sequence ATGCCTGAAAAATCCCGATACACCCTGCCTGTTAAAGCAGGTGACCAGCGCCAGTTAGGGCAACTGACCGGCGCTGCCTGTGCGGTTGAATGCGCAGAGATCATCGAACGCCATTCTGGCCCGGTGATGTTAATCGCCCCCGACATGCAAAATGCCCTCCGTTTGCAGGATGAAATCAAACAATTTACCGATGAGCCGGTGATGAACCTGGCTGACTGGGAAACGCTGCCCTTTGACAGCTTTTCACCGCATCAGGATATTATTTCATCCCGCCTTTCGACGCTCTATCAACTGCCCATGCTGGAACGCGGTGTTCTGATCCTGCCGGTCAACACGCTGATGCAGCGCGTCTGCCCGCACAGCTTCCTGCATGGCCATGCGCTGGTGATGAAAAAAGGACAGCGTCTTTCGCGCGATACGTTACGAAGCCAGCTCGAACAGGCTGGCTATCGCCATGTGGATCAGGTGATGGAACACGGCGAATATGCGACCCGTGGCGCGTTGCTGGATCTCTATCCGATGGGCAGCGATCAGCCCTACCGGCTCGACTTCTTTGATGACGAAATTGACAGCCTGCGCCTGTTCGATGTCGACAGTCAGCGCACGCTGGAAGAAGTCCCGGCGGTGAATCTCCTGCCTGCGCATGAATTCCCGACCGATAAAGCCGCCATTGAACTGTTCCGCACCCAGTGGCGCGAACACTTTGACGTTCGCCGTGAATCCGAGCATATCTATCAGCAGGTCAGTAAAGGGACGCTGCCCACGGGGATAGAGTACTGGCAGCCGCTGTTTTTCGATCGGCCGCTGCCCTCCCTGTTCAGCTATCTGCCTGCCAGTACGCTGCTGGTGAATACCGGAGATATGGAAACCAGTGCTGACCGCTTCATGCTGGATGTCACCTCAAGGTATGAAAACCGCCGTGTCGATCCGATGCGCCCTCTGCTGCCCCCTGAAAAATTGTGGCTGCGCACTGCGGAGCTGTTAACAGAATTTAAGAAATGGCCGCGCATTCAGCTGAAAAGTGAAGCGCTGCCGGATAAAGCCGCCAACACTAATCTGGATTACCAGACGCTACCCGATATTGCGGTGCAGGCGCAGGCGAAAGCCCCGCTGGATTCGCTGCGGCGTTTTCTGGAAGAGTTTACCGGGCCGGTGATATTTTCGGTCGAGAGTGAGGGCCGGCGTGAGGCGCTGCAGGAGCTGCTGGCACGCATTAAAATTCTGCCAAAAAGCATTCATGCGCTGGGTGATGCCGCTAAAGCCGGTCACTATCTGATCATTGGTGCCAGTGAGAAAGGCTTTATTGACGGGCTGCGTAACCGCGCGCTGATTTGCGAAGGCGATCTGCTGGGCGAGCGGGTCAGCCGCCGTCGTCAGGATAACCGCCGCACCATCAATCCGGATGTGCTGATCCGCAACCTGGCCGAGCTGCATTCGGGTCAGCCTGTGGTGCACCTTGAACATGGCGTAGGGCGCTATATTGGCCTGACTACGCTCGAGACCGGCGGCATCACCGCCGAGTATCTGATGCTGACCTATGCCGGTGACGCCAAGCTCTACGTGCCGGTTTCTTCGCTGCACCTGATCAGCCGCTATGCCGGTGGCGCGGATGAAAATGCCCCGCTGCATAAACTGGGCAGCGATGCCTGGTCACGCGCCCGACAGAAAGCGGCGGAGAAAGTCCGTGATGTTGCCGCTGAGTTGCTGGATATTTATGCTCAGCGTGCCGCCAAGACCGGCTTCGCCTTTAAGCACGATCGCGAACAGTATCAGCTTTTCTGCGAGAGTTTCCCGTTTGAAACCACGCCGGATCAGGCTCAGGCGATCAATGCCGTGCTCAGCGATATGTGCCAGCCGCTGGCGATGGATCGCCTGGTTTGTGGTGATGTGGGCTTCGGCAAAACCGAAGTGGCCATGCGCGCCGCCTTCCTTGCGGTGGAAAACCACAAGCAGGTCGCCGTGCTGGTGCCCACCACCCTGCTGGCTCAGCAGCATTACGATAATTTCCGTGACCGGTTTGCTAACTGGCCGGTGCGCATTGAGATGCTCTCCCGCTTCCGTACCGCGAAAGAGCAGACCAGAATCCTGGCAGAAGCCAGCGAAGGAAAAATCGATATCCTGATTGGCACGCATAAGTTGCTGGCTAATGAGATCAAATGGCGTGATTTGGGCCTGTTGATCGTCGATGAAGAGCATCGCTTCGGCGTGCGCCACAAGGAGCGCATCAAAGCGATGCGTGCCGATGTGGATATTCTGACGCTGACCGCAACGCCAATCCCCAGAACGCTGAATATGGCGATGAGCGGGATGCGCGACCTGTCGATCATCGCCACGCCGCCTGCCCGCCGTCTGGCAGTGAAAACCTTTGTGCGTGAATTTGACGATCTGGTCGTGCGTGAAGCTATCCTGCGTGAAGTGCTGCGTGGCGGCCAGGTCTACTACCTCTACAATGACGTGGAGAATATTGAAAAAGCCGCTCACCGCCTTTCAGAGCTGATTCCTGAGGCCAGGGTAGCTGTCGGTCATGGCCAGATGCGCGAACGTGAACTGGAGCGGGTGATGAATGATTTCCATCATCAGCGCTTTAATGTGCTGGTGTGTACCACCATCATCGAAACCGGTATCGATATTCCCACCGCCAACACCATCATTATCGAACGTGCCGATCACTTTGGTCTTGCCCAGTTGCACCAGTTGCGTGGCCGTGTGGGACGATCGCATCACCAGGCTTATGCCTGGCTGCTGACGCCACACCCTAAAGCCATGACCACCGATGCCCACAAACGCCTGGAAGCTATCGCCTCGCTGGAAGATTTGGGGGCGGGCTTTGCTTTGGCAACGCACGATCTGGAGATTCGTGGTGCCGGAGAGTTGCTGGGTGACGATCAAAGTGGACAGATGGAAACCATCGGCTTCTCGCTCTATATGGAGCTGCTGGAAAATGCGGTGGATGCGCTGAAAGAGGGTCGCGAGCCCTCTCTGGAAGATCTCACCAACAACCAGACGGATATTGAGCTGCGTATGCCTTCCCTGCTGCCGGATGATTTTATTCCGGATGTCAATACGCGTCTGTCGTTCTATAAGCGGATCGCCAGCGCTCAGGAAGAAGGTGAGCTGGAAGATCTGAAAGTGGAATTGATTGACCGCTTTGGCAAGTTGCCTGATGCCGCCAGAAACCTGCTGGATATTGCCGCTCTGCGCCTGATGGCGAAGAAAATCGGTATCCGCAGAGTGGAAGCCAGCGACAAAGGCGGCTTTATAGAGTTTGCTGAGAAGAACTCTGCCGATCCGGCCTGGCTGATTGGATTACTGCAGAAAGAGCCGCAGCACTGGCGGCTGGATGGCCCGACCAAAATCAAATTCATCCGCGATTTAGGCGAGCGTAAGGTGCGTGTGAAGTGGGTGCGGGAGTTTATGGATCAGGTGCTGGCTAACGCCGCCTGA
- the lolC gene encoding lipoprotein-releasing ABC transporter permease subunit LolC: MYQPVALFIGLRYMRGRASDRFGRFVSWLSAIGITLGVLALVTVLSVMNGFEHELEKSTLNLMPQALVTSDKGSINPQQIPASSLSLEGTNKVTPLTTGDVVLQSARSVGVGVMLGINPDEPDPLSPWLVNVKQSDLQAGKYNVIIGEQLASQLGIKRGEEIRLMVPSASQFTPMGRLPSQRLFTVIGTFAANSEVDGYQILVNQQDASRLMRYPAGNITGWRLWLDKPLQVDTLSQQKLPEGMVWKDWRERKGELFQAVRMEKNMMGLLLSLIVAVAAFNIITSLGLLIMEKQGEVAILQTQGLTRRQIVMVFMVQGATAGIVGSILGALLGVLLASQLNNLMPLIGAFLDGAALPVEISIPQVITIMVTAMVVALLSTLYPSWRAAAVQPAEALRYE, translated from the coding sequence ATGTATCAACCTGTCGCGTTATTTATCGGTCTGCGCTATATGCGTGGACGAGCTTCAGACCGCTTTGGCCGGTTTGTTTCCTGGCTCTCCGCTATCGGCATTACCCTCGGGGTGCTGGCACTGGTCACCGTTCTGTCGGTGATGAACGGCTTTGAGCATGAGCTGGAAAAGAGCACCCTCAATCTGATGCCTCAGGCGCTGGTTACCAGCGACAAAGGCTCCATCAATCCTCAGCAAATCCCGGCCTCATCGCTTTCCCTTGAGGGAACCAATAAAGTGACGCCGCTGACCACCGGCGATGTGGTGCTGCAAAGTGCCCGGAGCGTGGGAGTGGGCGTGATGCTGGGCATCAATCCGGATGAACCGGATCCGCTGTCGCCCTGGCTGGTAAATGTGAAGCAGAGCGACCTGCAGGCCGGGAAGTATAACGTCATCATCGGTGAACAGCTTGCCAGCCAACTCGGTATCAAACGTGGCGAAGAGATCCGCCTGATGGTACCTTCCGCCAGCCAGTTCACCCCGATGGGGCGCCTGCCCAGTCAGCGCCTGTTTACCGTTATCGGCACCTTTGCGGCTAACAGCGAGGTGGATGGCTATCAAATCCTGGTCAATCAGCAGGATGCTTCCCGTCTGATGCGCTACCCGGCGGGCAATATCACCGGCTGGCGTTTGTGGCTGGATAAACCGCTGCAGGTGGATACCCTGAGCCAGCAGAAGCTGCCGGAAGGCATGGTATGGAAGGACTGGCGCGAACGTAAAGGCGAGCTGTTCCAGGCCGTGCGCATGGAGAAAAATATGATGGGGCTGTTGCTGAGCCTGATTGTCGCCGTGGCCGCCTTCAATATCATCACCTCGCTGGGGCTGCTGATCATGGAGAAGCAGGGCGAAGTGGCGATCCTGCAAACCCAGGGCTTAACCCGCAGGCAAATTGTTATGGTGTTTATGGTGCAGGGGGCTACGGCTGGCATCGTTGGGTCGATCCTCGGCGCACTGCTGGGCGTATTGCTGGCCAGTCAGCTTAATAACCTGATGCCGCTTATTGGGGCTTTCCTGGACGGGGCCGCGCTGCCGGTAGAGATTTCAATTCCGCAGGTCATCACTATTATGGTGACGGCGATGGTCGTGGCGCTGCTTTCCACGCTTTACCCTTCCTGGCGCGCCGCCGCCGTTCAACCCGCTGAGGCTTTACGTTATGAGTAA
- the lolD gene encoding lipoprotein-releasing ABC transporter ATP-binding protein LolD, translating to MSNPILLQCNDLCKRYQEGSVQTDVLRNVSFSVAPGEMMAIVGSSGSGKSTLMHLLGGLDTPTSGDVVFNGKSLNSMSSTAKAELRNRELGFIYQFHHLLPDFSALENVAMPLLIGKAAKGEAQAKAIEMLTAVGLEKRAAHRPSELSGGERQRVAIARALVNNPRLVLADEPTGNLDARNADAIFDLLGELNVRQGTAFLVVTHDLHLAHRLNRQMEMRDGQLSGEVTQAGRI from the coding sequence ATGAGTAACCCAATTCTGTTGCAGTGCAATGACCTGTGCAAACGCTATCAGGAAGGCAGCGTCCAGACGGATGTGCTGCGCAATGTCTCTTTCAGCGTGGCACCCGGCGAGATGATGGCGATTGTTGGCAGCTCCGGCTCCGGCAAAAGTACCCTGATGCACCTGCTGGGCGGGCTGGATACGCCGACCTCTGGTGATGTGGTCTTTAATGGAAAATCATTGAACAGCATGAGTTCCACGGCAAAAGCTGAACTGCGTAACCGTGAACTCGGTTTTATCTATCAGTTCCACCATTTGCTGCCGGACTTCAGCGCGCTGGAAAACGTGGCGATGCCGCTGTTAATTGGTAAAGCCGCCAAAGGCGAGGCGCAGGCTAAAGCGATTGAAATGCTCACAGCCGTAGGCCTGGAAAAACGCGCCGCGCACCGTCCTTCCGAACTCTCAGGTGGCGAGCGTCAGCGGGTGGCGATTGCCAGGGCGCTGGTGAATAACCCGCGCCTGGTGCTGGCTGATGAGCCAACCGGTAACCTGGACGCGCGTAACGCAGATGCGATTTTCGACCTGTTGGGAGAGCTGAACGTGCGTCAGGGAACTGCCTTCCTGGTAGTGACTCACGATCTGCATCTGGCACATCGTCTGAATCGCCAGATGGAGATGCGTGACGGCCAGCTCAGTGGAGAAGTGACCCAGGCAGGAAGGATCTGA
- the lolE gene encoding lipoprotein-releasing ABC transporter permease subunit LolE, with translation MAGNLSLLLGLRFSRGRRRGGMVSLISVISTVGIALGVAVLIVGLSAMNGFERELNNRILAVVPHGEIEPVNQPFTGWQSLLPKVEQVKGIAAAAPYINFTGLIESGAKLQAIQVKGVDPQQETRLSALPAYVQNNAWQSFSAGKQQIILGQGVAKTLNVKQGDWLTIMIPNSDPEHKLLQPKRVRLQVSGILALSGMLDHSLALVPLGDAQNYLAMGDNVTGIAMKMTDPFAAQKLVRDAGEVTHSYVYIRSWIGTYGYMYRDIQMIRAIMYLAMVLVIGVACFNIVSTLVMAVKDKSGDIAVLRTLGAKDGLIRAIFVWYGLMAGLVGSVSGVVVGVLAAFNLTPIIRGIETLTGYHFLSGDIYFIDFLPSEVHWMDVVTVLATSLVLSLIASWYPARRASRIDPARVLSGQ, from the coding sequence ATGGCAGGTAATCTCTCTCTTCTTCTTGGCCTGCGCTTCAGCCGTGGGCGCCGTCGCGGCGGCATGGTGTCGCTAATATCGGTGATTTCCACCGTGGGGATCGCCCTGGGTGTGGCGGTATTGATCGTTGGCCTCAGCGCGATGAACGGCTTCGAACGCGAGCTGAACAACCGTATTCTGGCGGTGGTTCCTCACGGCGAGATCGAACCCGTAAATCAGCCCTTTACCGGCTGGCAGTCGCTGTTACCCAAAGTGGAGCAGGTGAAAGGGATTGCCGCCGCGGCGCCCTACATTAACTTCACCGGGCTGATCGAAAGCGGTGCCAAACTGCAGGCGATTCAGGTCAAAGGGGTGGATCCGCAGCAGGAGACCAGACTCAGCGCGCTGCCTGCCTACGTGCAGAACAACGCCTGGCAGAGTTTCAGCGCCGGTAAACAGCAAATTATTCTGGGCCAGGGCGTGGCAAAAACGTTGAACGTGAAGCAGGGCGACTGGCTGACCATCATGATCCCCAACAGCGATCCTGAGCATAAGCTGCTTCAGCCTAAACGCGTGCGTCTGCAAGTCAGCGGCATTCTGGCCCTGAGCGGTATGCTCGATCACAGCCTGGCGCTGGTTCCCCTGGGCGACGCGCAAAATTATCTGGCAATGGGTGACAACGTCACGGGGATCGCGATGAAAATGACCGATCCCTTTGCCGCCCAGAAGCTGGTGCGCGATGCGGGCGAAGTCACCCACTCTTATGTCTACATTCGCAGCTGGATCGGCACTTACGGTTACATGTATCGCGACATTCAGATGATTCGCGCAATCATGTATCTGGCTATGGTGCTGGTGATTGGCGTGGCCTGCTTCAATATCGTCTCCACGCTGGTGATGGCGGTCAAGGACAAGAGCGGCGACATCGCGGTATTACGCACGCTGGGCGCGAAGGATGGGCTGATACGCGCTATCTTTGTCTGGTACGGTCTGATGGCCGGACTGGTAGGTAGCGTCAGCGGTGTGGTGGTCGGAGTGCTGGCCGCCTTTAATCTCACGCCGATTATTCGCGGAATTGAAACCTTAACCGGTTATCATTTCCTGTCGGGCGATATCTACTTTATCGATTTTCTGCCTTCGGAAGTGCACTGGATGGATGTGGTGACAGTGCTGGCCACGTCGCTGGTGTTGAGCCTGATTGCCAGCTGGTATCCGGCCCGGCGCGCGAGCCGGATCGATCCGGCCCGCGTGCTGAGTGGACAATAA
- the nagK gene encoding N-acetylglucosamine kinase has protein sequence MYYGFDVGGSKIALGVYNAQRQQVWSKRVITPREDYQALVDLLVSLTEEADAFCGMQGSVGLGIPGIPVPDDGTLFTANIPAAKGRTLQADLTQRLGREVRIDNDANCFALSEAWDEEFRAYPVVMGLILGTGVGGGLIVEGKPLTGRNYVVGEFGHMRLPVDALEVIGRNTEQPQCGCGKKGCIDSWLSGQGFSRLWALHNQQALSAPEIITRYYQGDQQAIAHTERYCELLAVCLGNLLTLVDPHLVVLGGGLSNFDALYDGLAARVTPHLLPVAKPPRFEKARHGDAGGMRGAAFLHVKEERNYDANTPSPTQAGTL, from the coding sequence ATGTACTACGGTTTCGACGTGGGCGGCAGCAAGATTGCTCTGGGTGTTTATAACGCACAGCGCCAGCAGGTGTGGAGCAAGCGGGTTATCACGCCCAGAGAAGATTATCAGGCGCTGGTGGATCTGCTGGTGTCGCTGACCGAAGAGGCCGATGCATTTTGTGGTATGCAGGGCAGCGTCGGCCTGGGCATTCCGGGAATTCCGGTACCCGATGATGGCACGCTGTTTACAGCCAATATTCCCGCCGCCAAAGGCAGGACGTTGCAGGCTGACCTCACTCAGCGGCTGGGGCGGGAAGTGCGCATCGATAACGATGCCAACTGTTTTGCACTTTCAGAAGCCTGGGATGAAGAGTTCAGGGCCTACCCGGTGGTGATGGGGTTGATCCTGGGCACCGGCGTTGGCGGCGGATTGATTGTGGAGGGTAAGCCGCTTACCGGACGCAATTACGTGGTCGGTGAATTCGGCCATATGCGTCTGCCGGTCGATGCTCTGGAGGTTATTGGCCGCAACACTGAACAGCCGCAGTGTGGCTGTGGCAAAAAAGGGTGCATTGATTCCTGGCTCTCAGGGCAGGGATTTTCCCGCCTGTGGGCCCTGCATAATCAGCAGGCTCTCAGTGCACCTGAGATTATCACCCGCTATTATCAGGGGGATCAGCAAGCCATCGCCCACACCGAACGTTACTGCGAATTGCTGGCCGTTTGTCTGGGCAATCTGTTGACGCTGGTGGATCCGCATCTGGTGGTGCTGGGCGGTGGATTATCCAATTTTGACGCGCTGTATGACGGTCTGGCAGCCAGGGTGACTCCTCATCTGTTGCCGGTAGCCAAACCGCCACGATTTGAAAAGGCGCGTCACGGAGACGCTGGGGGAATGCGGGGTGCCGCGTTCCTGCACGTAAAGGAAGAGAGGAATTATGATGCGAACACCCCGTCGCCGACTCAGGCTGGCACGTTATAA
- the cobB gene encoding Sir2 family NAD+-dependent deacetylase, which translates to MRTPRRRLRLARYKKTRRQVHQRFRQRIFERDRNIEIARHPLPRVVVLTGAGISAESGIRTFRAADGLWEEHKVEDVATPEGFARDPEKVQAFYNARRRQLQQPEIKPNAAHDALAELESALGDHFLLVTQNIDNLHERAGNRNVIHMHGELLKVRCASSGQILHWNDDVRPDDRCHCCQFPSVLRPHVVWFGEMPLQMDEIYAALNEADYFVAIGTSGHVYPAAGFVHEAKLNGAHTVELNLEPSQVGSEFEEKDYGLASEVVPKFVHNLLAKIAR; encoded by the coding sequence ATGCGAACACCCCGTCGCCGACTCAGGCTGGCACGTTATAAGAAGACCCGACGCCAGGTGCATCAGCGTTTTCGCCAGCGTATTTTTGAACGCGACCGCAACATCGAAATTGCCCGTCATCCACTGCCCAGAGTGGTGGTGCTGACCGGTGCCGGTATCTCTGCCGAATCGGGTATTCGTACTTTTCGTGCGGCAGATGGCCTGTGGGAAGAGCACAAAGTTGAGGATGTGGCGACACCTGAAGGCTTTGCACGCGATCCTGAAAAAGTGCAGGCGTTCTACAATGCCCGCCGTCGTCAGTTACAGCAGCCGGAGATCAAACCCAATGCTGCCCATGATGCCCTTGCCGAGCTGGAATCTGCACTGGGCGACCACTTCCTGCTGGTGACGCAGAATATCGATAACCTGCATGAGCGGGCAGGTAATCGCAACGTTATTCATATGCATGGTGAATTACTTAAGGTGCGTTGTGCCAGCAGCGGCCAGATCCTGCACTGGAACGACGACGTCAGGCCCGACGATCGTTGTCATTGCTGCCAGTTCCCGTCGGTGCTGCGTCCGCATGTCGTGTGGTTTGGCGAGATGCCGTTACAGATGGATGAGATTTATGCCGCGCTGAACGAAGCAGACTATTTTGTTGCTATCGGCACATCCGGCCACGTTTATCCTGCGGCAGGCTTTGTCCACGAGGCTAAGTTAAACGGCGCGCATACCGTAGAGCTGAACCTGGAGCCAAGCCAGGTAGGCAGCGAGTTCGAAGAGAAGGATTACGGGCTGGCCAGCGAAGTGGTGCCGAAGTTTGTGCACAACCTGCTGGCGAAAATCGCCAGGTAA
- a CDS encoding benzoate/H(+) symporter BenE family transporter: MRPPFSFRHLTFPAVVAGFVAVLVGYTSSAAIIFQAAGAAGASDLQIGGWLSMLGLAMGLTSLGLSLYYRAPILTAWSTPGAALLVTSLPGTPIAEAVGVFIFASALIFLCGVTGLFARLMNYIPQAISAAMLAGILLRFGLDAFGALKLNFTLTASMCLIYLLAKRFLPRYAIVLTLIAGLLVAGFSGEIHFSHQPLSFTLPQFISPHFTLSTLLGIGIPFFVVTMASQNAPGIATLKAAGYQVPVSPLISWTGLASLLLSPFGGFSVCIAAITAAICMGPDVHPDPKRRYWGAACAGFFYLIAGLFGGAIGQLFSALPPALIHTIAGLALLGTIAGSLQRALADESQREAAVITFLITASGLSLLGVGAAFWGLAGGVIAHLIFSLPGKKWDEVDACEFRFTSSTH, encoded by the coding sequence ATGCGCCCACCCTTTTCATTTCGACATCTGACTTTTCCTGCCGTAGTGGCCGGTTTTGTGGCCGTGCTGGTGGGCTACACCAGTTCGGCGGCCATCATCTTCCAGGCTGCTGGCGCGGCGGGAGCCTCCGACCTGCAAATCGGTGGCTGGTTGAGCATGCTGGGTCTGGCAATGGGCCTGACATCACTGGGCCTTTCGCTCTACTATCGCGCGCCCATTCTCACCGCCTGGTCTACTCCGGGGGCTGCTTTGCTGGTGACCAGCCTGCCGGGCACGCCGATTGCGGAAGCTGTTGGCGTATTCATCTTCGCTTCGGCACTGATTTTTCTCTGCGGGGTAACCGGGTTATTTGCCCGACTGATGAATTACATCCCACAGGCTATTTCTGCCGCCATGCTGGCCGGGATCCTGTTGCGCTTCGGGCTGGATGCGTTTGGCGCGCTGAAGCTGAATTTCACTCTGACCGCCAGCATGTGTCTGATTTATCTGCTGGCTAAGCGTTTCCTGCCTCGTTACGCCATTGTGCTGACGCTGATTGCCGGACTTCTGGTGGCCGGTTTCAGCGGGGAGATCCATTTCTCCCACCAGCCGTTGAGCTTCACCCTGCCCCAGTTTATTTCTCCGCACTTCACCCTGTCGACGCTGTTGGGTATTGGCATCCCGTTCTTTGTGGTGACCATGGCCTCGCAGAATGCGCCCGGCATTGCGACACTGAAAGCTGCTGGCTATCAGGTGCCGGTTTCCCCGCTGATAAGCTGGACCGGTCTGGCTTCCCTGCTGCTGTCGCCCTTTGGCGGGTTCTCGGTCTGTATCGCTGCAATCACCGCCGCTATCTGCATGGGGCCGGATGTGCATCCCGATCCTAAACGACGCTACTGGGGTGCTGCCTGCGCTGGCTTTTTCTACCTGATAGCCGGGCTGTTTGGCGGAGCAATCGGGCAGTTGTTCAGTGCTTTGCCTCCCGCTCTAATCCACACCATTGCCGGGCTTGCCCTGCTCGGCACCATCGCTGGCAGCCTGCAACGCGCGCTGGCGGATGAATCACAGCGCGAAGCGGCGGTGATCACCTTTCTGATCACCGCATCCGGGCTGAGTTTACTGGGTGTGGGTGCGGCATTCTGGGGGCTGGCGGGCGGGGTTATCGCCCATCTGATCTTTTCCCTGCCTGGAAAAAAGTGGGATGAGGTGGACGCCTGTGAGTTCAGATTCACTTCGTCCACGCATTGA
- a CDS encoding XRE family transcriptional regulator, translated as MGTELGQTLKALRTLREWSLTQAAEQTGVSKAMLGQIERGESSPTVATLWKIATGFKVPFSRFISAATVQSSPAVQRSSAAADWQQQNDTMQVTPLFPFDPQLGFDMLAIELAAGATSHSSAHDRGVIEHVVVITGTLRLAVDNTWHTLQAGEGLRFQADCPHSYCNETDRPVHFQSLIHYAKNP; from the coding sequence ATGGGTACAGAGCTTGGACAAACGCTGAAAGCGCTGCGAACTTTGCGTGAATGGAGTCTGACTCAGGCTGCAGAGCAGACCGGCGTCAGTAAAGCGATGCTGGGACAAATTGAACGGGGAGAATCCAGTCCGACAGTGGCCACTTTATGGAAGATAGCCACTGGTTTTAAGGTCCCTTTTTCCCGGTTTATTTCCGCCGCCACGGTGCAGAGTTCACCTGCCGTGCAGCGCAGCAGTGCGGCGGCTGACTGGCAACAGCAAAACGACACTATGCAGGTAACACCGCTGTTCCCTTTCGATCCGCAGTTAGGGTTCGATATGCTGGCCATTGAGCTGGCTGCCGGTGCCACCAGCCACTCCTCAGCCCACGATCGCGGCGTTATTGAGCACGTAGTGGTGATAACGGGCACGCTCAGGCTGGCGGTTGATAATACCTGGCATACTCTTCAGGCGGGTGAAGGGCTTCGTTTCCAGGCCGACTGCCCACACAGCTACTGCAACGAAACTGACCGGCCGGTTCACTTTCAGAGTCTGATCCACTATGCGAAAAACCCCTAA